The following DNA comes from Paenibacillus crassostreae.
GTACAAAAAAGATTTCTTGTATAAATTAGTTAAAAATCCAAAAAAACCGAGCTTAACACCGTTCAGAAAAAAGCTTGATTACATAGGGCAATGTGAACATATTGAGAGCATCCAAAATGATTTTATTCAACTGTATTTCAAAGCAAGAGATGTTAAGGTCCGGATAAATCAAAACAAGAGGATAGGTCAAAGTTTTAATTTACTATTAGCGACCGAGCCCTTGAAGTGGTATAAAAACAATAGCATTAAGATAATGGACGACATAGATGGAGCCATAGAATATTTGGCTGGAGTAATTTCTGATGACTTCAAAGACATTGTTGGAATGAACTCGAATAGTTCTGATTCGAAGATTACCTTAGAAAAAATAATCGATGATCTCGATTCCTATTTCAAGAAACTGAATAATGTAGAAGAAGTGAAGTTGTCGCAGGACAAACTACTTAGGGAATTGAATAAGCGTGGATGGAACTTAAGATGAAGAGCAACGGAGACGTTGCTCTATTTTAATGTCTATGGATTGGTAAATTTTTCAAGTATAGTGGGGTTATTTACCAAAAATTAGCCTTGTTATTCTGAATTTAAGTTATTCATCACTCCCCGTTGGAGTCCTAGACCTAACCGGCGTGTTAATAACAATTCATTTACGAGGAGAATGGGACATGAACAAAAAAACGTTATTCGACAATCTTACCGAGAAGGAACAGCGGCTCTTTACTCAATTTACAAAAGGGAAGAAAGACATCCAGGTCTTGGCGTGTAACGGGAAGGAATCTTGCGCCATTATTGACCAGACAAATCTCGACCCGTACAACCTCATTATCGGCATTGTCCGAAACGATGAAAGGCTCTGCATTGGTCGATATGGTGAACAACATTTCTCTTTCATTACCGGTCAGCCCACGAGTCTAACAAGAGTCTGGATCGATGTTAAGGGGCAGGGCGACTTTAAATTTCACATCAATTGTCGTGACCAATATTATGAACTTTCCAATGATGACGATGAGGTTGAATACAATAACGAGATCATGATCGCGCTACTTCATAGTCCAGACTACGTCCAGTTCTCGATGTATGACGGTAATTTACCGTATAGGAAGTCCAGTCATATCTTTACCGCATCCAAGATAGCGAGTGACAATATCAGAACCATTGCACATAGTTTGCTGAATCAGCACTTTCCCGGTCTTTCCCGTTATTTAATCCAGTTAGAAGGTGACGGGAATGAAACGGAATAATCGGACTTTATATCGTCAAAAGGACTTTATGGACGCTGATGATTCTCTCTATGAGAAACTGGATCATATTAGATCGGGAAAACTGAATATAGACTTTCTGAAATCTAAGGACATGGAACTGGCCACTACGGACAGCGATTTCACATGGCCTACTGATCGAAACGTTAGTCGTTCATTCGTTCAATCACACGATATGACTAACAATGACACAAGTATCCCCTCCACGTTAAGGCGTGGAGGATTACAGCAGGAATTCATGGATAACCATAATATGCAGATTGAAGAACCTGACAGCAAGGAGAATAACATTCCCCAAAATCAGCGAGAACCTAAGAAGAACAATAACGCAAGCCAGGAAGCAAAGATACCGATCGATGTCCAAGCGAAGATGGCTTTGCTTGGAAAAAGGGTAGTTCGATGCTGTGGCACAACGGCGTTTCTCTATGACGTTGAGTTTGGTTGCTTCGAGGAACAAACGGAAGCAAGTCTCTACGTAGCTATCCGAAAGTGTATAACCCCGGAAATGGACATGAAACTCGGTAAACACAAGATGGCAGAAGTTGTCCACCGCCTTGTTAGTAGTCCGGAGCTTCAAGTTTCTTACACGGAGTTTGACAACCACACTCACTTAATCAATTTTCGGAACACGGTCTTCGATGTAACCCAGCGGAGATGCTATCCGCATAGTCCGGAATACTTGTTCACAAGTTACGTCGATGCCGATTACGGGGAATCGTCTTCTAATATTCGGGTTTATCGCTCGAATAGAGGCGGCGACGAACGAGGAAATTGTTTTAGACGTTTTCTGGAGGATTGCACAGCTGGGGATCGTCTGAAAATGAAGTCTCTACAGCAATTAATGGGCTACATTATCAGCAATGAATGGCGGGCCAAGAAGTTCTTCGTTCTGATAGGACTTCCCCACACCGGTAAGAGCGTATGGCTTTCGCTAATTCGTTCGTTAATTGGTCCCAAACATACAACCGCAATGTCGTTAAAGCAACTGGGTGAGAATCGGTTTATGAGCGCCGAGCTATTCAAATCCAAGGTCAACATCAGTTCTGAAATGGATGAGAACGGAGCTATTAAAGGCACTGATATCATTAAGGCACTCACCGGGGGCGACCTTATAACAGGCGAAAAAAAGGGTAAAGACCCGTTCCATTTCTATGGAAAAACGAAGCTCGTTGCTTGTGGTAACCATATGCCTTTGCTTAGCAAGCTAGATGGAACAACCGCTTTCACTGACAGAATCCAATTTCTTGTGTTCTCCAATACCATCCCAGAAGAACGAAGGGATAAATCGTTACTGGACAAATTGATTGCGGAGAAGACGTACATTGTGGAATGGGCATTGGAAGGTTTTCACGAGTTAATGGACAATAGTCTGATCTTTACTGAAAGCGATGAGGCTCGTACTTTTAAATCGAGATACATTACGGAATTGAATAATGTAACAGAGTTTGTTCGTGAACGATGCCGTGTCGATTTGGATAACGATGAGTGCAAGGTTCATCGCAAAGTTCTTTTCCCTGCTTACAAGCAATACTGTCGGGATAATGGCTACAAGTCACTGAGCAAGCAAGAGTTTTTTGTAGAAGTCTCAAAACATAATGTGAAACCCAAAAAAATGAGGATCAACGGGTCTACACCTTTGGAGGGTTTCCGAGGAATTCGACTATTAACAAATGCCGAGCTTAAATCCTCACTTACTGAAATACAGTAGGTTTCATTGCTACATTGGCTACGCCATTAAAAATGCTCAAGTAATACGGAGTATTAAGCCGTTTTTAACGTAGCTTGCTCTTGTCTACTACTTGGCTACATGCCGCAACAACCTTTATCAATCCAATAATATATCCGGAGGTACAACCATTGACGACTCGCAGCTATAGAAATCAGGTAGTATCTTACGAAGCGTACGCCAAAGGGAGTATCATGGAAGATTTTTATGAACAAGCGAATCGCAAGGAACAAAAGCGAAATATGAAAAAGAAAAAGTACGCAAAAAAGTACGTGATCCAGCGACTGCGTCAATCGGATAACCGATAATCATTAAACATCGGAGCACACACGTTATTCCCGTAATCTCAGTTATATATTATTTATCTGAATACATTTGGAAAGAGGTTTTAACATGAGAAGGAACCCGATAAACTACAACCGGATTTATTTTTTAAATGAAGCTCATCAGGAAAATTTCCGAAAATGTATACAGAAATTTGCTTGCCGTACGAATGAATACACCTCCACTTGTTATCTGGCCGCATATCCAGAAATTTTCAAGTGCTTCGATCTTGAACGTCAAGAAAACGGGCCATTCGACTGGTACTTCGATTCCTTGGATAACGTTTCGCTCCAAGAGCACCGCTCGACAGGTTCAACAGCTCCACTAACCGGACAAACCACTGCACTTGTTAACCTTGCACTTAATCTGTGGAACGGGAAAGAATTTGATCTAGCAAGTGGACTTTCTATATGGGACTCCGAGCTATATGCAGTCGCTCTTCAAGCGATCAATCTACGACAACAAGGGAGGTCCATAATCGATGAATAAATCTGATTATCCACTTATCCTGCAAATCAAAGACGTGAAAGAAATTTTAGGTGTATCCCGCTCGACAGCTTACGAAATTGCAAGGGAGCCGGATTTCCCTTTACTCATCATTAACTGTAGAAAAATTGTATACCGAGACGACTTCTTCAAATGGCTGGATTCCAAGCGTACCAATCCTAATGTGATATCAGCATAACGGAATCTTCTACGTAGAGATGGCTTATGCCATCTCTACACTTTTTAGAAAGGATGATCATTTATGAAAGGTTACTTTAGAAAACGTGGCTGTAAATGCGAAGGCAAACGCTGTACATGTGATGCAACCTGGTCATTCACCCTTGATATCGGTCGAGATCCACTCACGGGTAAACGAATCCAACGACAAATGGGCGGGTTTAAGACCAAGAAGGAGGCTCAAGCTGCATGCGCTGCAATGCATACGGAGCTTGCGGAGGGAACCTACATAGCGGAAAAGGAGATGTTATTCCCCACTTTAGTCGAAGAATGGCTAAAGCTTTATGAAACCACGGTCAAAATTAGTACCGTACGTGTTCGAAAGCATGAAGCATCTCGACTGCTCGATTATTTTCAAAATCATCAGGTGAAAAGCATTACCCGGAAAGCTTATCAAAATGCCTTGTTAGACTTGTACAAGCGTGGCTTTGCGTTAAATACAATTG
Coding sequences within:
- a CDS encoding DNA primase family protein yields the protein MKRNNRTLYRQKDFMDADDSLYEKLDHIRSGKLNIDFLKSKDMELATTDSDFTWPTDRNVSRSFVQSHDMTNNDTSIPSTLRRGGLQQEFMDNHNMQIEEPDSKENNIPQNQREPKKNNNASQEAKIPIDVQAKMALLGKRVVRCCGTTAFLYDVEFGCFEEQTEASLYVAIRKCITPEMDMKLGKHKMAEVVHRLVSSPELQVSYTEFDNHTHLINFRNTVFDVTQRRCYPHSPEYLFTSYVDADYGESSSNIRVYRSNRGGDERGNCFRRFLEDCTAGDRLKMKSLQQLMGYIISNEWRAKKFFVLIGLPHTGKSVWLSLIRSLIGPKHTTAMSLKQLGENRFMSAELFKSKVNISSEMDENGAIKGTDIIKALTGGDLITGEKKGKDPFHFYGKTKLVACGNHMPLLSKLDGTTAFTDRIQFLVFSNTIPEERRDKSLLDKLIAEKTYIVEWALEGFHELMDNSLIFTESDEARTFKSRYITELNNVTEFVRERCRVDLDNDECKVHRKVLFPAYKQYCRDNGYKSLSKQEFFVEVSKHNVKPKKMRINGSTPLEGFRGIRLLTNAELKSSLTEIQ
- a CDS encoding helix-turn-helix transcriptional regulator: MNKSDYPLILQIKDVKEILGVSRSTAYEIAREPDFPLLIINCRKIVYRDDFFKWLDSKRTNPNVISA
- a CDS encoding DUF6075 family protein → MRRNPINYNRIYFLNEAHQENFRKCIQKFACRTNEYTSTCYLAAYPEIFKCFDLERQENGPFDWYFDSLDNVSLQEHRSTGSTAPLTGQTTALVNLALNLWNGKEFDLASGLSIWDSELYAVALQAINLRQQGRSIIDE